From a single Deltaproteobacteria bacterium GWC2_65_14 genomic region:
- a CDS encoding phosphomethylpyrimidine synthase, producing the protein MTLLEKARKGILPDEILRAAKEEGIAPERMRELVAEGRAVIPRNRVRGEIRPVAIGEGLRVKVNANVGSSRDRADVSLELEKMRTAVAAGADAVMDLSTGGPIDEIRRAILAECPVPLGTVPVYQAAADAVLRKKSWVELSPDDFFEGIRKHAEDGVDFMTVHCGVTRAALERLVREGRRLDIVSRGGALLAEWMEFNGRENPFFEEYDRLVEICREFDVTISLGDGLRPGCLADATDRAQLHELLTLGELTERAWAKGVQVMIEGPGHVPMHQIAANVQIQKRLCHGAPFYVLGPLVTDIAPGYDHITSAIGGAIAAWSGADFLCYVTPSEHLRLPPVEDVREGVIASRIAAHAADIARGLPGAMDRDNAMAEARRKLDWKAQIELSIDPERAQALRGGSMPTVDEAACTMCADLCAIKTSQKAIRRG; encoded by the coding sequence ATGACGCTGCTGGAAAAGGCCAGGAAGGGGATCCTGCCTGATGAGATCCTCCGGGCCGCGAAAGAAGAGGGAATAGCCCCGGAGAGGATGCGGGAGCTCGTCGCGGAGGGCCGGGCCGTCATCCCGAGGAACCGGGTGCGGGGGGAGATCCGCCCCGTCGCCATCGGGGAAGGGCTGCGGGTCAAGGTGAACGCGAACGTCGGCTCCTCCCGGGACCGGGCGGACGTCTCGCTGGAGCTAGAGAAGATGCGGACCGCCGTGGCGGCGGGGGCCGACGCGGTCATGGACCTCTCCACGGGGGGTCCGATCGACGAGATCCGCCGGGCGATCCTCGCGGAGTGCCCGGTTCCCCTGGGCACCGTCCCGGTCTACCAGGCGGCGGCCGACGCTGTACTGCGGAAAAAATCCTGGGTGGAGCTCTCCCCGGACGACTTCTTCGAGGGGATCCGGAAGCATGCGGAGGACGGCGTGGATTTCATGACGGTCCACTGCGGTGTGACGAGGGCCGCCCTCGAACGGCTGGTCCGGGAGGGACGGCGGCTGGACATCGTCAGCCGGGGGGGAGCGCTCCTCGCCGAGTGGATGGAGTTCAACGGCCGGGAAAATCCCTTCTTCGAGGAGTACGACCGCCTGGTCGAGATTTGCCGGGAGTTCGACGTCACGATCTCCCTGGGGGACGGACTGCGACCGGGATGCCTGGCCGACGCGACCGACCGCGCCCAGCTCCACGAGCTGCTGACGCTCGGAGAGCTGACCGAGCGGGCGTGGGCGAAGGGGGTCCAGGTGATGATCGAGGGGCCTGGCCACGTTCCGATGCACCAGATCGCCGCGAACGTGCAGATCCAGAAGCGGCTATGCCACGGCGCCCCCTTCTACGTCCTGGGCCCGCTGGTGACCGACATCGCCCCGGGGTACGACCACATCACCTCGGCGATCGGGGGTGCGATCGCGGCGTGGAGCGGGGCCGATTTCCTCTGCTACGTGACCCCCTCGGAACATCTGCGGCTCCCCCCGGTGGAGGATGTGAGGGAAGGGGTGATCGCCTCCCGGATCGCCGCGCATGCCGCCGACATCGCCCGGGGGCTCCCCGGCGCGATGGACCGCGACAACGCGATGGCCGAGGCGCGGCGGAAGCTCGACTGGAAGGCCCAGATCGAGCTCTCCATCGATCCGGAGCGGGCGCAGGCGCTCCGGGGCGGGAGCATGCCGACCGTCGACGAGGCGGCCTGCACGATGTGCGCGGACCTGTGCGCCATCAAGACCTCGCAGAAGGCGATCCGGCGAGGGTAG
- a CDS encoding thiamine-phosphate diphosphorylase produces the protein MKVDFRVLLITDRRQARNGDLEATVEAALDGGIRAVQLREKDLSGRDLYRLAERMRVLTRRFGARLLVNDRADVALAVGADGVHLGVGSIPPSEARRLLGPGAIVGCSTHGLEELRKATSGGADYGTFGPVYATPSKAAYGPPVGVEALSSACRESPIPVFALGGVGPEQVKETIRAGAFGIALISGVVAAADPRSAADELMRRIGEEYPAPLREGR, from the coding sequence ATGAAGGTCGATTTCCGGGTCCTGCTGATCACCGACCGCCGGCAGGCGCGAAACGGCGATCTGGAAGCGACCGTGGAGGCGGCGCTCGACGGGGGGATCCGGGCCGTGCAGCTGCGGGAGAAGGACCTGTCGGGTCGGGACCTCTACCGGCTGGCGGAACGGATGCGCGTCCTGACGCGTCGGTTCGGCGCACGGCTGCTGGTGAACGACCGGGCGGACGTCGCCCTGGCGGTCGGGGCGGACGGGGTACACCTCGGGGTCGGGTCGATCCCCCCGTCCGAGGCGAGGCGGCTGCTGGGGCCCGGGGCGATCGTCGGATGCTCCACACACGGCCTCGAGGAGCTCCGGAAGGCCACCTCGGGCGGGGCCGACTACGGGACCTTCGGGCCGGTCTATGCGACCCCCTCCAAGGCCGCCTACGGCCCGCCGGTCGGCGTGGAAGCGCTGTCTAGCGCCTGCCGGGAGTCACCGATACCGGTGTTCGCCCTCGGGGGGGTAGGCCCGGAACAGGTGAAGGAAACGATCCGGGCCGGGGCGTTCGGGATCGCCCTGATCTCGGGCGTGGTGGCCGCCGCGGACCCGCGGTCGGCCGCAGACGAATTGATGCGGCGCATCGGGGAGGAATACCCCGCGCCGCTGCGGGAAGGAAGGTGA
- a CDS encoding thiazole synthase: MDKPLSLGGKNFRSRLLVGTGKYPDYPTMVRALEASGAEIVTVAVRRVNLDRSRESLLDHVDPKRYTLLPNTAACYTADDAVRTCLLAREAGMSDMVKLEVIGDEKTLFPDTEGLLAAAKVLVKEGFVVLPYTNDDPIMAKKLEDAGCAAVMPLAAPIGSGLGIRNPYNIRIILETVKVPVIVDAGVGTASDAAVAMELGCDGVLMNTGIAGARDPVTMAEAMREAVSAGRKAFLAGRIPKKLYATASSPLDGTFFS, translated from the coding sequence ATGGACAAGCCGCTTTCGCTGGGAGGGAAGAACTTCCGGTCCCGCCTGCTGGTGGGAACCGGGAAATATCCGGACTACCCCACCATGGTCCGGGCGCTCGAGGCGTCCGGCGCGGAGATCGTCACCGTCGCCGTGCGGCGGGTGAACCTCGACCGGAGCAGGGAGTCGCTGCTGGACCATGTCGACCCGAAGCGGTACACCCTGCTTCCGAACACGGCGGCCTGCTACACGGCCGACGACGCCGTGAGAACCTGTCTCCTCGCCCGGGAGGCCGGGATGTCGGACATGGTCAAGCTGGAGGTGATCGGGGACGAGAAGACGCTGTTTCCCGACACGGAAGGCCTCCTGGCCGCGGCGAAGGTGCTGGTGAAGGAGGGGTTCGTCGTCCTCCCCTACACGAACGACGACCCGATCATGGCGAAGAAGCTCGAGGACGCGGGATGCGCGGCGGTGATGCCGCTGGCGGCGCCGATCGGGTCGGGGCTCGGCATCCGGAACCCGTACAACATCCGGATCATCCTGGAGACCGTGAAGGTCCCGGTGATCGTCGATGCGGGGGTGGGGACCGCCTCCGACGCGGCGGTCGCGATGGAGCTCGGCTGCGACGGCGTCCTGATGAACACCGGGATCGCCGGCGCGAGAGATCCCGTGACGATGGCCGAGGCGATGCGGGAGGCGGTGTCGGCCGGGCGCAAGGCATTCCTCGCCGGGCGGATCCCGAAGAAGCTCTATGCCACCGCCTCCTCGCCGCTGGACGGCACCTTCTTCTCGTAA
- a CDS encoding thiamine biosynthesis protein ThiS, which produces MGKPAGILVNGEKRVVAPGATVLQLLRELSLPESRVAVERNLSIVRKAEYGETLLEEGDRLEIVTFVGGG; this is translated from the coding sequence ATGGGGAAGCCGGCCGGGATCCTCGTGAACGGAGAAAAGCGCGTGGTCGCGCCGGGCGCCACGGTCCTTCAGTTGCTGCGGGAGCTTTCCCTGCCGGAATCCCGGGTGGCGGTGGAGAGGAACCTCTCCATCGTCCGGAAGGCCGAGTACGGGGAAACGCTCCTCGAGGAGGGGGACCGGCTGGAGATCGTCACCTTCGTGGGAGGGGGATAG
- a CDS encoding [FeFe] hydrogenase H-cluster radical SAM maturase HydG encodes MISTNRACRARFFRFRRIVTKMLPQQGSAALHPLPVSAEQIRRILAGTLPFRRREAFALLRSLSPRRRLALHEAARLLATDDPMVWESAGAVARAVREAVFGRRIVLFAPLYLSSECGNNCLYCGFRRDNREAGRITLSPEEAVREARVLERRGYRRLLLVTGEHPAREQAGYLADVLRAIYRETGMRILHVNAAPMPVEALREIREAGAGVYQVFQETYHPETYREMHPSGPKADYAGRLTCMDRAFQAGFDDVGIGALLGLYDPRFEALSVIRHAESLHENFGAFPHTLSVPRFRRAFGSPLPAAPRPVSDTEFERIVIVFRLSVPAAGVVISTREPAALRDRTLEIGASQISAGSKTDPGGYSEGRRRRDSEQFEITDTRTLEEMIRTILSRGYLPSLCTSCYRSGRTGSRFTEMAEGGRIGSYCLPNALLTLAEYAVAAEDPVLKEECLTAVRTGRREMEDSPLFGEFQRRLARTIAGEKDLHF; translated from the coding sequence ATGATCTCTACGAACCGTGCCTGCCGGGCGCGGTTTTTTCGTTTCCGGAGGATTGTGACGAAGATGCTTCCGCAACAGGGTTCCGCAGCCCTCCATCCGCTTCCCGTATCGGCGGAGCAGATCCGCCGGATCCTGGCCGGAACCCTTCCGTTCCGCAGGCGGGAGGCGTTCGCCCTCCTGCGCTCCCTCTCCCCCCGGAGGAGGCTCGCCCTCCACGAGGCGGCCCGGCTGCTCGCCACCGACGACCCGATGGTGTGGGAGTCGGCGGGGGCGGTGGCCCGGGCGGTCCGGGAGGCGGTGTTCGGGCGGCGGATCGTGCTCTTCGCACCGCTCTACCTTTCGAGCGAGTGCGGCAACAACTGCCTCTACTGCGGGTTCCGGCGGGACAACCGGGAGGCCGGGAGGATCACCCTCTCCCCGGAGGAGGCGGTGCGGGAAGCGCGCGTCCTGGAGCGGAGGGGGTACCGCCGGCTTCTCCTGGTGACCGGGGAGCACCCGGCCCGGGAACAGGCCGGGTATCTCGCCGACGTCCTTCGGGCGATCTACCGGGAGACGGGAATGCGGATCCTCCACGTGAACGCGGCGCCGATGCCGGTCGAGGCGCTCCGGGAAATCCGGGAGGCGGGGGCGGGAGTCTACCAGGTCTTCCAGGAGACCTACCACCCGGAGACCTACCGCGAGATGCACCCCTCCGGCCCCAAGGCGGATTACGCCGGGCGGCTCACCTGCATGGACCGGGCCTTCCAGGCGGGGTTCGACGACGTCGGGATCGGAGCCCTGCTGGGCCTCTACGACCCCCGGTTCGAGGCGCTCTCGGTCATCCGCCATGCCGAATCCCTGCACGAGAACTTCGGCGCCTTTCCCCACACCCTCTCGGTCCCCCGGTTCCGGAGGGCGTTCGGGTCGCCCCTGCCGGCCGCCCCCCGTCCGGTATCCGACACGGAATTCGAACGGATCGTGATCGTCTTCCGGCTCTCGGTTCCCGCCGCCGGGGTGGTGATCTCGACCCGGGAGCCGGCGGCGCTGCGCGACCGCACGCTGGAGATCGGCGCCTCCCAGATCAGCGCGGGGTCGAAGACCGACCCCGGCGGCTACTCGGAGGGGCGGCGGCGGCGCGACTCCGAGCAGTTCGAGATCACCGACACGAGGACGCTGGAGGAGATGATCCGGACGATCCTCTCCCGGGGGTACCTCCCTTCCCTGTGCACCAGCTGCTACCGGAGCGGACGGACCGGCAGCCGGTTCACGGAGATGGCGGAGGGGGGAAGGATCGGAAGCTATTGCCTCCCCAACGCGCTCCTGACGCTGGCCGAGTATGCCGTCGCAGCGGAGGACCCTGTGCTCAAGGAGGAGTGCCTGACCGCGGTGCGGACCGGCAGGCGGGAGATGGAGGATTCCCCCCTCTTCGGAGAGTTCCAGCGAAGGCTGGCCCGGACGATCGCTGGCGAAAAGGATCTGCACTTCTGA
- a CDS encoding fructose-bisphosphate aldolase has product MDRTALKRFIPPNIAWKIPFDNPACPLNGGDVYKALSPHKVIVMACNIRIPSVIPGIMKAAQELDAVVAFELAKTEGNIDGGYTGMTPEVFAKTILTYAWKVQFARPFVIHGDHITVKNTSAKEIDEGRALIAAELAAGFTSFAIDASFNPVPDNARITAELAAPIRERGLGLEVEVGEIKSAGSESTLSTVEEAVELLERLLAEGVSADLLAINNGSKHGNYLEGEKIFIDLERTGRIHEAVHGRFGVDIAQHGITGTPLHMIGCFADYGIRKGNVGTQWQNIAHKGLPPALMRKMRAWSKETGKDIKFATRQFKQEIDAIPTEYAEKIERAAYREALALLRAFRAEGTATIVAHRLAGNA; this is encoded by the coding sequence ATGGACAGGACGGCATTAAAGAGGTTCATCCCTCCGAACATCGCATGGAAGATTCCTTTTGACAACCCGGCATGCCCGCTCAACGGAGGCGACGTCTACAAGGCTCTTTCCCCCCACAAAGTGATCGTGATGGCATGCAACATCCGGATTCCCTCGGTGATCCCCGGAATCATGAAGGCGGCTCAGGAGCTCGATGCGGTCGTCGCATTCGAGCTGGCCAAGACGGAAGGAAACATCGACGGCGGGTACACGGGGATGACCCCGGAGGTTTTCGCCAAAACGATCCTCACCTACGCGTGGAAGGTGCAGTTCGCGCGTCCGTTCGTCATCCACGGAGACCACATCACGGTCAAGAACACGTCCGCCAAGGAGATCGACGAGGGCCGCGCCCTGATCGCGGCGGAGCTCGCGGCCGGCTTCACCTCGTTCGCGATCGACGCCTCCTTCAACCCGGTCCCGGACAACGCGCGGATCACCGCCGAGCTTGCCGCGCCCATTCGGGAGCGGGGACTGGGGCTCGAAGTGGAGGTCGGGGAGATCAAATCCGCGGGGAGCGAGTCGACCCTGTCCACCGTAGAAGAGGCGGTGGAGCTGCTGGAGCGGCTCTTGGCAGAGGGTGTCTCGGCGGACCTGCTCGCCATCAACAACGGGTCGAAGCACGGCAACTATCTCGAGGGGGAGAAGATCTTCATCGACCTCGAGCGGACAGGGCGGATTCACGAGGCCGTTCATGGTCGGTTCGGCGTCGATATCGCGCAGCATGGGATCACCGGCACCCCCCTGCACATGATCGGATGCTTTGCCGACTACGGGATCCGCAAGGGAAACGTCGGTACGCAGTGGCAGAACATCGCCCACAAGGGGCTGCCTCCCGCGCTGATGCGGAAGATGCGCGCCTGGTCCAAGGAGACGGGAAAGGACATCAAGTTCGCGACCAGACAGTTCAAGCAGGAGATCGACGCGATCCCGACGGAATATGCGGAAAAGATCGAAAGGGCGGCCTATCGGGAAGCGCTGGCGCTCCTCCGCGCCTTCCGCGCCGAGGGGACGGCGACGATCGTCGCGCACCGCCTCGCAGGCAATGCTTGA
- a CDS encoding GYD family protein, whose product MPTYVSLINWTDQGIRNVKQSTERAKAFKDMAEKLKVKVREIHWTMGRYDVVVVVDAPDDRAISRLMLGLGILGNARTETLRAYSSQEMSLILEGIPQGSAG is encoded by the coding sequence ATGCCGACCTACGTGAGCCTGATCAACTGGACCGACCAAGGGATCCGAAATGTCAAGCAGTCGACCGAGCGGGCCAAAGCGTTCAAGGACATGGCGGAGAAGTTGAAGGTGAAGGTCAGGGAGATCCATTGGACCATGGGGCGTTACGATGTCGTCGTGGTCGTGGACGCCCCGGACGATAGAGCCATCAGCCGCCTGATGCTTGGGCTGGGGATCCTCGGGAACGCGAGGACCGAGACCCTCAGAGCCTATTCGTCTCAGGAGATGAGCCTGATTCTCGAGGGGATTCCCCAGGGCAGCGCGGGTTGA
- a CDS encoding transposase, giving the protein MNTEYHKYWSQNLNRDMEFKVYGHAGKPILVFPTKAGTFHEYEDFGMVEVCRPFIDEGRIHLFAVDSMDAQSWLNEGVSMPDRVRRHNQYEAYLIHEVFPFIAGRCGNGRITVTGCSFGAFHTVNFFLRHPDLVHTAIALSGPFHPRFYIGDYMDEGVYFNAPIAFLPGLNDPWYLDWYRQSRLVICVGQGYWEDKFLADTLELKRILEEKQIPAWIDIWGHDVAHDWPWWRKMMPHFLKELGY; this is encoded by the coding sequence ATGAATACCGAGTATCACAAGTATTGGAGCCAAAACCTGAACCGGGATATGGAATTCAAGGTCTACGGGCACGCGGGGAAGCCCATCCTCGTGTTTCCGACGAAGGCGGGGACTTTTCATGAATACGAGGATTTCGGCATGGTGGAGGTCTGCAGGCCTTTCATCGACGAGGGCAGGATCCATCTGTTCGCCGTGGACAGCATGGACGCACAGTCCTGGCTGAACGAGGGAGTCTCGATGCCGGACCGCGTGAGGCGGCACAACCAGTACGAGGCCTATCTCATCCACGAGGTCTTCCCGTTCATCGCCGGGCGCTGCGGAAACGGCCGGATCACAGTGACCGGGTGCAGCTTCGGGGCGTTCCACACGGTGAACTTTTTTCTCCGCCACCCGGATCTCGTTCACACCGCAATCGCCCTGAGCGGGCCGTTCCATCCGAGGTTCTACATCGGCGACTACATGGACGAGGGGGTCTATTTCAACGCGCCGATCGCCTTTCTTCCAGGACTCAACGACCCGTGGTACCTGGACTGGTACCGGCAGAGCCGCCTGGTGATCTGCGTGGGCCAGGGGTACTGGGAAGACAAGTTCCTCGCGGACACCCTGGAACTCAAGCGGATTCTCGAAGAGAAGCAGATCCCCGCCTGGATCGACATCTGGGGCCATGACGTGGCCCACGACTGGCCGTGGTGGAGAAAGATGATGCCCCACTTCCTGAAGGAACTGGGGTATTGA
- a CDS encoding alpha-glucan phosphorylase — protein MKFRHFHIQPNLPEPLLPLKDLAMNLWFCWNWEAVQLFIRLDPDLWEKSYQNPVLMLGALSQNDLESAASDESFVANLRDVHARFIDYLKAPGWFRETYAAEKDFLAAYFSCEFGIDEGLPIYSGGLGVLAGDHLKSASDLGIPLVGVGLLYQKGYFRQVLNQDGWQQEQYPVNDWFNMPVTIERGPDGKALTVDVEMGGETVNVRIWRVQVGRTPLYLLDTNVKTNSPAAREITETLYGGDREMRIRQEIILGVGGVRALKALGLSPTVYHMNEGHSAFLALERIRAVVAERGISFAEAGEQVYGSTVFTTHTPVPAGNEVFAAELVLKYFQPMAQQLGLSWQKFLRMGQAPGEKSHQFGLTILALKTAAFVNGVARLHGETSRKMWQHLWPGLPESEVPIGCITNGIHTRSWISHEMGDLFSRYLGPRFSVKPADHSVWERIDTVPSSELWGRHETRRERLVFFARKRIRTQLLRQGAGASALRAAEELLSPEALTIGVARRFATYKRAWLLFRQPERLVRLLTNPDRPVQILFAGKAHPQDQAGKEVIKAVIHFARDPRIRHRIAFLEDYDINVARYLTQGVDVWLNTPRRPHEASGTSGMKAAANGALNVSILDGWWCEGYAPDTGWAIGSGEVYADPEEQDQVEGEALYSLLEEEIVPLFYDRDRAGLPRGWIALMKSSMGKLGAYFNTHRMVQEYLEKLYLPAHRAGHHLGEDDFAAAKALASWRRVRTAWPRVSVHFEEAPGGPEYKADGVAPVVIRAELGPLSPEDVAVEIVHGPMGSSGEPLWREIVRAGLVGTDGKVATFSAEIPCRASGRYGYAARVVPRHPDLVNPCIPLLVTWE, from the coding sequence ATGAAATTCCGGCATTTCCATATTCAGCCGAACCTTCCCGAGCCGCTGCTCCCTCTCAAGGACCTTGCGATGAACCTCTGGTTCTGCTGGAACTGGGAAGCGGTCCAGCTGTTCATCCGCCTCGACCCGGATCTCTGGGAGAAGTCGTACCAGAACCCGGTCCTGATGCTCGGCGCCCTTTCCCAGAACGACCTCGAATCGGCGGCAAGCGACGAGAGCTTCGTCGCAAACCTGCGGGACGTGCATGCAAGGTTCATCGACTACCTCAAAGCACCGGGGTGGTTCCGCGAGACATACGCGGCGGAGAAGGATTTTCTCGCCGCCTACTTCTCCTGCGAGTTCGGGATCGACGAGGGGCTGCCCATCTACTCGGGCGGCCTTGGGGTCCTGGCCGGCGACCACCTCAAGTCGGCATCGGACCTCGGGATCCCGCTGGTTGGCGTAGGCCTTCTCTACCAGAAGGGGTACTTTCGTCAGGTCCTGAACCAGGACGGTTGGCAGCAGGAGCAGTACCCCGTCAACGACTGGTTCAACATGCCGGTCACGATCGAACGAGGGCCGGACGGCAAGGCGCTGACCGTCGACGTGGAGATGGGGGGCGAGACCGTAAACGTCAGGATCTGGCGCGTCCAGGTCGGACGGACGCCGCTCTACCTCCTGGACACGAACGTGAAGACCAATTCTCCCGCGGCCCGGGAAATTACGGAGACCCTCTACGGAGGCGACCGGGAGATGCGGATCCGGCAGGAGATCATCCTGGGTGTCGGCGGCGTGCGGGCGCTCAAGGCGCTGGGGCTCTCCCCCACCGTCTACCACATGAACGAAGGGCACTCGGCGTTCCTGGCCCTGGAGCGGATCCGCGCGGTCGTGGCGGAGCGGGGGATTTCGTTCGCCGAGGCGGGAGAGCAGGTGTACGGTTCCACCGTGTTCACGACGCACACCCCCGTACCCGCGGGGAACGAGGTGTTCGCCGCGGAGCTCGTCCTGAAATATTTCCAGCCGATGGCGCAGCAGCTGGGGCTCTCCTGGCAGAAGTTCCTCCGCATGGGGCAGGCGCCGGGCGAGAAGTCCCATCAGTTCGGGCTCACGATCCTGGCCCTCAAGACGGCCGCGTTCGTCAACGGCGTCGCCCGCCTCCACGGGGAGACATCCCGGAAAATGTGGCAGCACCTATGGCCCGGCCTCCCCGAGTCCGAAGTCCCCATCGGGTGCATCACGAACGGGATCCACACGCGCTCCTGGATCAGCCACGAGATGGGAGACCTGTTTTCCCGCTACCTGGGGCCGCGGTTCTCCGTGAAGCCGGCCGACCACTCGGTCTGGGAGCGGATCGACACCGTTCCCTCCAGCGAACTGTGGGGCCGTCACGAAACGCGCCGGGAGCGGCTTGTCTTCTTCGCCCGCAAGAGGATTCGGACCCAGCTTTTGCGGCAGGGGGCGGGAGCCTCCGCGCTTCGGGCCGCCGAAGAGCTGTTGAGCCCCGAGGCGCTCACCATCGGCGTCGCGCGTCGGTTCGCGACGTACAAGCGCGCCTGGCTCCTGTTCCGTCAGCCGGAGCGGCTCGTCCGGCTTCTCACGAACCCGGATCGACCCGTCCAGATTCTTTTCGCGGGGAAGGCGCACCCGCAGGACCAGGCCGGCAAGGAAGTCATCAAGGCGGTCATCCATTTCGCGAGGGATCCACGCATCCGTCACCGGATCGCCTTCCTCGAGGATTACGACATCAACGTCGCGCGGTACCTCACCCAGGGGGTAGACGTCTGGCTCAATACGCCGCGGCGTCCCCACGAGGCCTCGGGGACGAGCGGGATGAAGGCGGCCGCCAATGGCGCGCTCAACGTCTCCATCCTGGACGGATGGTGGTGCGAGGGGTATGCCCCGGATACCGGGTGGGCCATCGGCAGCGGCGAGGTCTATGCGGACCCGGAGGAGCAGGACCAGGTTGAGGGCGAGGCTCTCTACAGCCTCCTCGAGGAGGAGATCGTCCCCCTCTTCTACGACCGGGACCGGGCGGGACTGCCCCGAGGCTGGATCGCGCTGATGAAATCGTCGATGGGGAAGCTGGGTGCCTACTTCAACACGCACCGGATGGTCCAGGAGTATCTGGAGAAGCTTTATCTTCCGGCCCATCGGGCGGGTCATCATCTCGGGGAAGACGATTTCGCCGCCGCGAAGGCTTTGGCATCATGGCGACGGGTGCGGACGGCATGGCCCCGCGTCTCCGTGCACTTCGAGGAGGCTCCCGGGGGTCCGGAGTACAAGGCCGACGGGGTGGCCCCCGTCGTCATCCGGGCCGAGCTCGGCCCCCTCTCCCCGGAGGACGTGGCGGTGGAAATCGTCCATGGGCCGATGGGGTCCTCAGGCGAGCCCCTCTGGCGGGAAATCGTGCGTGCCGGGCTTGTGGGGACCGACGGGAAGGTCGCGACGTTCAGTGCGGAGATTCCTTGCCGTGCGAGCGGTCGGTACGGGTATGCCGCGAGGGTCGTCCCGCGGCATCCGGACCTCGTCAACCCCTGCATCCCGCTGCTGGTGACGTGGGAGTAG
- a CDS encoding trehalose-phosphatase → MVKPGVGIRHLWVFGFDGTLSPLVPDRNEARLHPDALELLKDLAADPRDRVAVLSSRSIEDIVPRIPVPRVFVGGGSGLTWRDPEGALFPPDEETERELEKSRRNVIPVLGKIATIHGVELEDKRWSVAVHYLRVHPEEIFVLFPMIQELKRHPGIRVFGGPDVADVQFLPTINKAFGIRRLCRHLSFHPSKGRIIYAGDDENDAVAMRWVLSRRGTAFAIGGWVSVAKAVNVDGPASLVRAVRSLTGIYRAKTAGKEGRREKADDAVRGV, encoded by the coding sequence GTGGTGAAGCCTGGCGTCGGCATCCGGCACCTATGGGTCTTCGGCTTCGATGGAACTCTTTCCCCCTTGGTCCCCGACCGCAACGAGGCGCGTCTGCATCCGGATGCCCTGGAGCTTCTGAAGGACCTTGCCGCCGACCCTCGGGACCGGGTGGCCGTACTCTCCAGCCGGTCCATCGAGGACATCGTCCCCCGGATCCCCGTACCGCGGGTCTTCGTGGGAGGAGGGAGCGGGCTTACGTGGCGCGATCCGGAAGGCGCCCTGTTCCCTCCCGACGAGGAAACGGAGAGGGAACTGGAAAAATCCCGGAGGAACGTGATTCCCGTGCTGGGAAAGATCGCCACGATTCATGGCGTGGAGCTGGAAGACAAGCGTTGGTCGGTGGCGGTTCATTACCTGCGCGTTCACCCGGAGGAGATCTTCGTCCTTTTTCCGATGATTCAGGAATTGAAACGACATCCGGGGATTCGCGTCTTCGGAGGCCCCGATGTAGCCGATGTGCAATTCCTTCCCACGATAAACAAGGCCTTCGGCATCCGACGACTTTGCCGCCACTTGAGTTTCCATCCATCCAAGGGACGGATTATTTACGCGGGAGATGACGAAAACGACGCCGTGGCGATGCGGTGGGTACTTTCACGCAGGGGAACGGCATTTGCCATAGGAGGCTGGGTGTCGGTTGCGAAGGCCGTCAATGTGGACGGGCCTGCCTCCCTTGTACGGGCGGTACGGTCGCTGACCGGCATATACCGGGCGAAAACGGCGGGAAAGGAGGGAAGAAGGGAGAAGGCGGATGATGCAGTTCGAGGCGTTTAG